In the genome of Coraliomargarita algicola, one region contains:
- a CDS encoding substrate-binding domain-containing protein, translating to MKTGEQTVAIAFDLNFRHAAEIFSGASDYIAEAHLDWQLMPLNFGFETRLMELARSGQLAGALGTFVSDGWVQGLLATGVPAINMFNFSKITVVPTVSPDDYATGHAAAAHLHTQGAQRFAFFGADGVYYTRLREAGFRAGLTEYAARSAAKKASRTASELHILRPGPSLPEQVEALKDVPELIGIFCSNDLSARELITLARHKGLRCGKDILVVGVDNDPSESIFAGIGISSFKQPIRETGYQSARALHATMQHGSAPLDLELKLPNQVIPRESSLASNRARIGQLAANYIRENLALPELDAASIAQQVGVSRRSLELATKEQFNTSPYQMLAQARLRLAQQLLRSTRLPIMEVGIRCGYLSAYHFSAWFKKQCGVSPKGFREGRGIEGGSGGAL from the coding sequence ATGAAAACTGGCGAACAGACCGTCGCGATCGCATTTGACCTAAATTTCCGGCATGCTGCTGAAATCTTCAGCGGCGCCTCCGACTATATCGCCGAAGCACACTTGGATTGGCAATTAATGCCCCTCAATTTTGGTTTCGAGACCCGCCTCATGGAGCTGGCACGATCAGGGCAATTGGCCGGCGCCTTGGGCACTTTCGTCAGCGACGGTTGGGTGCAAGGGCTACTCGCAACGGGCGTGCCAGCGATCAATATGTTTAATTTCTCAAAAATAACAGTGGTGCCCACAGTCAGCCCCGACGACTACGCGACTGGCCATGCAGCCGCAGCGCACCTACATACACAAGGAGCCCAACGCTTCGCCTTCTTCGGGGCGGACGGCGTCTATTACACTCGCCTGCGGGAGGCTGGCTTCCGAGCAGGTCTGACAGAATACGCGGCTCGATCTGCGGCCAAGAAAGCGAGCCGGACAGCGAGTGAGCTTCACATCCTGCGACCCGGCCCCAGTCTCCCGGAGCAAGTCGAAGCCTTGAAAGATGTGCCCGAATTGATCGGCATTTTTTGCTCCAACGATCTCAGTGCGCGCGAGTTAATCACTCTGGCACGGCACAAAGGCCTCCGTTGCGGCAAAGACATTCTGGTGGTGGGCGTGGACAACGATCCCTCCGAATCCATTTTTGCAGGTATCGGCATCAGCAGCTTCAAACAACCCATACGCGAGACAGGCTACCAATCAGCCCGTGCCTTACATGCAACAATGCAGCATGGCAGTGCGCCTTTGGACTTAGAATTAAAGCTCCCAAACCAAGTGATCCCCCGGGAATCCTCACTCGCGTCCAACCGCGCACGCATCGGTCAATTGGCCGCCAATTATATACGTGAAAATCTCGCCCTGCCCGAACTGGACGCGGCCTCCATCGCACAGCAGGTCGGCGTCTCACGGCGCTCACTGGAGCTGGCAACCAAGGAGCAATTCAACACCAGCCCCTACCAAATGTTAGCCCAAGCCCGACTGCGGCTGGCCCAGCAATTATTACGCAGCACTCGCCTGCCCATCATGGAAGTCGGTATACGCTGCGGCTACCTCAGCGCCTATCACTTCTCCGCATGGTTTAAAAAGCAATGCGGTGTCTCCCCGAAGGGATTTCGGGAAGGTCGCGGTATTGAAGGAGGAAGTGGCGGAGCTCTTTAG